From the genome of Metarhizium brunneum chromosome 4, complete sequence, one region includes:
- the eca39 gene encoding Branched-chain-amino-acid aminotransferase produces MAPSAVPQQDVNLTAAAIQRKEASVANGDGGQKAPLDASKLTYSLTKSPRPVPDQATANAGDETIATDHMVTATWKASTGWGAPELKPYGPLSLMPTASCLHYATECFEGLKVFRGHDGRLRVFRPDRNCARMHMSAGRISLPLFEPAELEKLLVALLAVDGPRWLPADQPGHFLYIRPTLIGTQSQLGVQAPREAMLYIIVTFMPRMDSPPGGMRLHTSPEDMVRAWVGGFGYAKVGANYGPSLMATQDARRRGFHQILWLYGAQGECTEAGASNFFVVWVRKDGKKEIITAPLDDKLILDGVTRRSCLDVVRERMAGEIEVTERKYTIDELVEADAEGRILESFAAGTAYFICPVSQIHHRGKDINIPMGPEGTAGEVTTKIKTWIGDIMYGREQHEWGVVIAEKEQ; encoded by the exons ATGGCCCCCTCTGCCGTCCCCCAGCAGGACGTCAACCTGACCGCGGCGGCCATCCAGCGCAAGGAAGCCAGCGtggccaacggcgacggcgggcaAAAGGCCCCCCTCGACGCCTCCAAGCTCACCTACTCGCTGACCAAGTCTCCGCGCCCCGTGCCGGACCAGGCGACGGCCAACGCGGGCGACGAGACCATCGCCACCGACCacatggtgacggcgacgTGGAAGGCCTCGACGGGCTGGGGCGCGCCCGAGCTCAAGCCCTACGGCCCGCTGAGCCTGATGCCGACGGCGTCGTGCCTGCACTACGCCACCGAGTGCTTCGAGGGCCTCAAGGTCTTCcgcggccacgacggccggCTGCGCGTCTTCCGGCCGGACCGCAACTGCGCGCGCATGCACATGTCGGCCGGGCGCATCTCGCTGCCGCTCTTcgagcccgccgagctggagaagctcctGGTCGCGCTGctggccgtcgacggcccGCGCTGGCTGCCCGCCGACCAGCCGGGCCACTTCCTCTACATCCGCCCGACCCTCATCGGCACCCAGTCGCAGCTGGGCGTCCAGGCGCCGCGCGAGGCCATGCTCTACATCATCGTCACCTTCATGCCGCGCATGGACTCGCCCCCCGGCGGCATGCGCCTGCACACCTCGCCCGAGGACATGGTGCGCGCCTGGGTCGGCGGCTTCGGCTACGCAAAGGTCGGCGCCAACTACGGCCCCTCGCTCATGGCCACCCAGgacgcccgccgccgcggcttcCACCAGATCCTGTGGCTGTACGGGGCCCAGGGCGAGTGCACCGAGGCCGGCGCCTCCAACTTTTTTGTTGTTTGGGTCcgcaaggacggcaagaagGAGATTATCACGGCGCccctcgacgacaagctcATCCTTGATGGTGTCACGCGCCGCAGCTGCCTCGATGTTGTGCGCGAGCGCATGGCCGGCGAGATTGAGGTGACGGAGCGCAAGTACACCAttgacgagctcgtcgaggCCGATGCCGAGGGGCGTATTTTGGAATCCTTTGCCGCTGGTACCGCT tacTTTATCTGCCCTGTTTCGCAGATCCACCACCGCGGCAAGGACATCAACATCCCCATGGGGCCCGAGGGCACAGCCGGCGAGGTGACGACCAAGATCAAGACGTGGATCGGCGACATCATGTACGGCCGTGAGCAGCACGAGTGGGGTGTCGTCATTGCCGAGAAGGAGCAGTAA
- the Pcyt2 gene encoding Ethanolamine-phosphate cytidylyltransferase has product MSTTTKEGQPQGDPAPELLDGRIWVDGCWDFFHHGHAGAMVQARQLGDELYVGVHSDEEILANKGPTVMTLEERLAAANACRWVTKAIGHAPYVTELPYITHYGCKYVVHGDDITSDSDGNDCYRFVKQAGRFKVVKRSPGISTTDLVGRMLLCTKTHFIHSLQKMLVGEEGYGSPDERKAQGKAMLERMKLYATDETAKAPGAEVWFWNASNQAKAEDTEEETGTFDNLLPGTRPRPGQRIVYVDGGFDLFSSGHIEFLRKVGVEEEELARKSGWYSDEAKSKRTSDGGKDYEPAFVVVGVHDDEVINQWKGVNYPIMNIFERGLCVLQCKYINAVVFGAPFTPTKSYLKSLPWGVPDAIYHGPTAFMPLTYDPYTAPKQMGIYREIGPHAFAEVNAGEIVQRIMKSRDRYEARQRAKGVKAEVEAAARQREILEEEQRGREAERSGAGGAAGTNA; this is encoded by the exons ATGAGCACGACTACCAAGGAGGGGCAGCCGCAAGGAGACCCTGCCCCTGAGCTGCTTGACGGCCGCATATGGGTTGATGGCTGCTGGGACTTCTTTCATCACG GCCACGCCGGAGCCATGGTTCAAGCCAGACAGCTTGGCGACGAGCTGTACGTCGGTGTGCATTCTGATGAGGAAATTCTGGCCAACAAGGGACCGACGGTCATGACCCTGGAAGAGCG GTTAGCAGCCGCGAATGCTTGTCGCTGGGTCACCAAGGCAATCGGCCATGCTCCATACGTCACCGAACTTCCTTATATCACACACTACGGCTGCAAATATGTCGTGCATGGAGATGATATTACTTCCGACAGCGACGGAAACGACTGTTACCGCTTTGTTAAACAAGCCGGTCGCTTCAAAGTTGTGAAGCGCTCTCCGGGCATCTCGACGACGGATCTCGTTGGTCGCATGCTGCTGTGCACAAAAACACACTTTATTCATTCTCTCCAAAAGATGCTCGTTGGTGAAGAGGGATATGGAAGCCCCGACGAACGCAAAGCCCAAGGAAAAGCTATGCTGGAGCGCATGAAGCTGTACGCAACAGATGAGACTGCAAAGGCCCCCGGCGCTGAGGTATGGTTCTGGAATGCCTCaaaccaggccaaggcggaGGACACCGAAGAAGAGACGGGGACATTTGACAACTTGCTCCCCGGCACCAGGCCTCGGCCAGGACAACGCATTGTTTATGTAGATGGCGGGTTCGACCTGTTTTCCAGTGGTCACATTGAGTTTCTACGGAAAGTAggcgtcgaggaagaggaactGGCCCGCAAGTCGGGCTGGTACTCTGACGAAGCAAAGAGCAAGCGAACGAgcgacggcggcaaagaTTATGAGCCAGCATTTGTTGTTGTCGGAGTTCATGACGACGAAGTGATCAATCAGTGGAAGGGTGTCAACTACCCAATTATGAACATTTTTGAACGCGGTCTTTGCGTCTTGCAATGCAAG TATATCAACGCTGTCGTGTTTGGCGCCCCATTCACGCCGACAAAGTCATACCTAAAGTCACTTCCTTGGGGCGTTCCGGATGCCATCTACCACGGCCCGACTGCCTTTATGCCGCTTACGTACGACCCGTATACTGCTCCCAAGCAAATGGGAATCTACCGGGAAATTGGGCCGCATGCTTTTGCTGAAGTCAATGCCGGCGAGATCGTGCAACGCATCATGAAGAGCCGAGATCGTTACGAGGCGAGACAACGAGCCAAAGGCGTCAAGGCGGAAGTGGAAGCAGCGGCCAGACAACGTGAAATATTGGAAGAGGAGCAACGCGGCAGAGAAGCCGAGCGCAGCGGTGCTGGGGGTGCCGCCGGTACCAATGCGTAA
- the apdF_4 gene encoding Aspyridones efflux protein apdF — MSPKSDHRVESTPSPAQLEARTKQEAVHPEDLIARISTIDRAYQASPPDGGLRAWCQVLAGHLIVFNTWGYMISFGIFQPHYAEMLSMDPSAIAWIGSVQICLVFLVGTFAGRAFDAGYYKAALVIGTLLQLVGIATTSVAREYWQVFLAQGICQGLGCGIVFAPTVANVSTYFSKKKSIAISISACGGATGGMVFPLMAQQLLPKVGFAWAVRAMGLVVLVSSVIVYLLVRPRLPPRKSGPIVEMAAFKESTYLLFAISMFFTLWAAYFAYYYARAYALNVLGGSQSTSFTMLLVINAVGIPGRLIPAFIADRYFGAVNTFIPAIFCAAVCMFGWIGVRDIAADYAWLCIYGFFAATIQGMFPSTLAGLTKDLSKAGTRIGMIFSIVSVSALTGPPLAGKLIEANGGKYLGVQIWGGSCLVLGGLLLIGARRASKRDEDTKQ, encoded by the exons ATGTCTCCCAAATCCGACCACCGGGTGGAAAGCACACCGTCCCCGGCACAACTTGAAGCACGCACCAAACAAGAGGCAGTTCACCCCGAGGACCTCATTGCCCGGATATCCACCATCGACAGAGCATACCAGGCCTCGCCTCCGGATGGCGGTCTCCGGGCCTGGTGCCAGGTGCTCGCGGGACACCTCATCGTCTTCAACACATGGGGCTACATGATTAGCTTTGGCATCTTCCAGCCTCACTACGCCGAGATGCTGTCCATGGACCCGTCGGCCATCGCCTGGATAGGCAGCGTGCAAatctgcctcgtcttcctggTCGGCACCTTTGCGGGCCGGGCCTTCGACGCCGGCTACTACAAggccgccctcgtcatcggcacCCTGCTTCAGCTCGTGGGCATCGCCACCACCAGCGTCGCCCGCGAGTACTGGCAGGTGTTTCTGGCGCAGGGGATATGCCAGGGCCTCGGGTGCGGGATCGTCTTTGCGCCCACCGTCGCCAACGTCTCGACCTACTTCTCCAAAAAGAAGAGCATTGCCATATCCATCAGTGCCTGTGGCGGGGCCACCGGCGGCATGGTGTTTCCCCTCAtggcgcagcagcttctgcCCAAGGTTGGCTTCGCATGGGCCGTGAGAGCCATGGGACTCGTCGTGCTGGTTTCGTCCGTCATTGTCTATCTGCTGGTcaggccgaggctgccgccgagaaAGTCGGGCCCCATTGTGGAAATGGCGGCCTTCAAGGAGAGCACATATCTGCTGTTTGCCATCAGCATGTTCTTCACGCTGTGGGCTGCGTACTTTGCCTACTACTAT GCCCGGGCCTATGCCCTCAACGTCCTGGGCGGCTCCCAGTCGACCTCGTTTACCAtgctcctcgtcatcaacgcCGTCGGCATCCCGGGGCGTCTCATCCCGGCCTTCATCGCCGATCGATATTTTGGCGCCGTCAACACCTTTATTCCCGCGATATTCTGTGCTGCCGTGTGCATGTTTGGCTGGATAGGCGTGCGTGACATCGCGGCAGACTACGCCTGGCTGTGCATCTATGGCTTCTTTGCCGCCACCATCCAGGGCATGTTCCCGTCCACACTGGCCGGACTGACCAAGGACCTGAGCAAGGCCGGCACAAGGATCGGCATGATTTTCTCAATCGTCAGTGTTTCGGCCCTGACGGGGCCCCCTTTGGCCGGAAAGTTGATTGAAGCGAATGGTGGGAAATATCTCGGCGTCCAGATTTGGGGCGGCTCATGTCTGGTCCTGGGGGGGCTGTTGCTCATAggggcgaggagggcaagcAAGAGGGATGAAGACACGAAACAATAA